In the genome of Panthera uncia isolate 11264 chromosome X, Puncia_PCG_1.0, whole genome shotgun sequence, the window GACAGATGTCAGCTTTCAAAACTCATTTTAGTTCTTCCATAAACTGGTACCTAAAAGAAAAACCCCTCCACCCTCTATTAAAATGGACAGGAATGAAATGGCTGACCTTGACTTTCGCAGTCCCCGAGGGCTACATATGTAAGCAGAGGCAAAGACTGAGGCTTAGACATacctgaagaagaagaaagccacCGCCTACAGCGGTCGCTGCAAGCTTTCCGACCTTCTGGAACAAAAATCCCGCACACCTTGaatgaaagaaatgacaaaagatgAGAACAACCAGTGAGGTACTaaactctctccctcttctctttttcattgcttTCCTAATAAAATcttaatgtctttccatttcttttgatcATATCCCTTACCGGCTCAGAACCCCTCAGTGTTTCCCTCGTTATATAGGCAAGTCAATAGTGCACAATCTAgcacgcctggctggctcagtcggtagagcacgcgacccctgatctcagggtcgtgagttcgagccccacgttgggcctagagcttacttaaaaagaaaaaagtgtacgATCTAAATTGTGATATGCTTCAAAATcagggatggagagaagaggaggggaatttagaggaaaaaagattGGCTACTGAAACAATGTTGAGTGCCCAAGGGCCTCATTGTGCTCTCCCTTCTACATTTGTAGAATTTGAAATTCCCCATAAGAaaagtgattttgtttgtttgtttgttataatGCAGTCAAGACATTCCATACACTTGGCCAACCCCCACTCTACCCAACCCTTCTGCGCCAATACCATTAGTTTCCAAACAGGTTATCACCATTGCTCAAGCTATTCATCTCCCTGCTTCTAGGGGTTTCTGCCTAGCTCTGCTCATCTAAAGCTTTTCCACCCTTTAAGGTCCCACTTAAGTTCCACCTTCAGGACTACAGTTAAGCCCATATTTCTCACAGCtgcttaactttttttaaaatgcttattttttagagagagagagaaagagagacagagtgcgagaaggggaggagcagagagggagacacagaatccaaagccggcgccaggctctgagctgccagcacagagccccatgtggggcgtgaactcacaaaccatgagatcatgacctgagccgaagtcagacgcttaaccgactgagccacccaggcgcccctctcatggCTTCTTTACCTCCATCTATACCGATGTCTATTCATCTCTAGATTAAACCTATTTTGTCCCATCTATCCTGTAAGAATGTCAGTCCATACTTCTTTTCTGATTAATTCTCCCCTGTGGTGAGCTCATATTCCCTCAGTATTCCAGATCCATACTGTTGTAAAAGAAGCCCAGATTTCTAACTCTAGCCTTCTGAACTGGGTTGAAGAGCGCCCTCTCCCCCCAAGCCCGAGTTCACGTCCTTCCCAGAATCTCAGAACGTGACCTTCTTTGGATTAAGGGTCACTGAGGATGTAATTCGTTAGGATGAGGCCACGCTGCAATACAGTGGGTCCAAAATGCAGTATGACTTGATCCAACATGTCACAGAGACACGCAGAGGGAACACAGCCATGTGATGGTGCAGCCAGAGATCGGAGTGCTATGTCTACAAGCCCAGGAATGCCGGGGGCGGCTGGCAACCAGCAACAGCTAGGAGAGAAGCTAGGAGATTTTTCCCTCTGAGCCTCCAAGAAGGAACCGACTCAGCTCACAcctttcagacttccagcctccagacctgtgaaagaatacatttcttggATTTCTAAGCCACCTAGTCCTGGTACTTTGATACAATAGCTCTAGGAAACTAACATGCCGTCATAAATGGACATTTTACATTTCCAGGGGCTTCTCTGGCACACAGAACCACATATTCGAACGTCCCAAGGCAAAAATCCTCTCTCCAACCAAATCCACTGTTGCTAAGGTTCCACATCTGTAAGTGACAGCGCCGTTCTCTAGGTTTCCCCCCTCGTGGTCATCTCAGACTCTGGCTTCTTCATCACCTTCGGGGGGCCAGCTGATTGCCATTTCTATATACTCTATCTCCAGATCATTTGACTGTCTTCCTTCCATTCTCAAGGACATCACTGCCTTGCTTCCAGACCACACTAAGCGTGGGCCCTCTGGCTAGTTTTCACACCTCCCATCTCTCCTAGCAGACACCCACCCTGGTATTTCTTCTCATCATCCAAAACCTCTATCTGCCTACACTTGCATGTAATCTCTTTAGCCTCCCAGGCCACGTCCTGAACTGGTCTGAAACGTGAACTGCTTAGATTAATGCTTATTAACCATTCCTCCTTCATGCATGCCACAATAGTACGGCAGTTCTACACCTTAAGAAGAATCGCCAAAATGTACTATGCTGGATCCAAAGTCATTGCAACAAACCACCTGTGTAATATTAGAGTCCTACGAAACAGCTCCTGGGCCAACACTGCCTATAATCCAGACATACGTATTACTACGAAGACCATGCCCCTCAGTAGGGGAGTTAGCAACACAGGCTCTGATAAAGGAGCAGAGGAGGCAAGCAGCAGCCAAGTCACAACTGCGTCCCAGGGACCGTGTCCCACAAGCACGTCTACCCTTTGCTAGATGGCATGAGCCACTAAAATAAAGCTACTAActccccctgctctgtctctagGATATCCAAGCAAACTTCTGCCAATTATGGGGCTTCTCACCGAGTCTGGCCTACGAGGAGAAAGCACACAATGATGTGATAATTCTATCGCTCCATTATTTTTTAGTCTCCTTTAAGACGGGGCTTTAGGCCCAGACTCACATGAACCAATCACCCAAGGGCACCACACGGTGAGCTCAGCTGAGCAGAGGACCAGACTCTCCATTATCAGGGGTCGAGGTCCAAACCATCTGCGGAGAATCAATTGAATAACCAGGGCCCTGACCAGGCATCTCTCTCCTAATTGCAGGTCTTTTCGTTAGCAGCATTAATAAGTACACATGAATAAATACTGCAACTCTGCACCATGGAATCTTCACCATGCAGGTTTCTACCATGAAACGGCATTTACAAAACGGCAGAAAGGAGTGAAGCACTGTTCCAAGGTACATGTACATCACAAATCAAAAAAATGTAATACTTATCAAGTTCAAATAGGGAAATTTTTAATGTGAGATAAACTTAACTTAGAATCGAAGAAAACGATGATTACTCACAAACTAAGCATCCCCCGCCAACTACAAAAATTGTCTACGGTcgtgaacattttcaaaataaagggcCATACTTGTTTGACCCTTGTCATCTGGCTAATCTTTTATTCCAAGACGAATAAACTTGATCTATAGTAGCAATTATGTAAGCATGAAGTCTAGAACATTCACTGGGTAGTTAGGTTAATGCTTATTAACTGCTCCTCCTTAATGCATTCCACAATATTATTACTGAGTAAGCAATCAGTCCTGTAATTCCAGCAAAGACCAGGTTTAATTCCAACTCTTCTTCAAAGTATTATAATAATCCAAATTAGCCCAGTGAACATCCACAGAACCATCGGTATCATAATCAATAATTTGCACTGAGAATTTTCCAGGCTGACAGTCCTGGAGACCAGTCCCACTGCGGGAGTCCTCACAGGTTTTTCCAGTTGTTAGCCTTGAACAAGTCAAAATTATTTACATGTAATTAACCCTCCTATGTTTCTTCCATTTTAGCCACTGTCCCTGAATCCGATGCACTCTACATCTGCTACATCTGAGGAGGTGGAAAAGTACATAAAGGATCAAAGGGCGGGACAGGAGGGAACAGCGGCACAAGTGGTGGGCATGGGGCAGCAGATCACCAAAACCACACACTGAGGCTCCTGAGTGTGTCCATCACACCGAAAAGCCTCAAGGCAGCGCTCTTCCGGGATTAGCAGTGTAAAGCCACTGAACGTGCACAGTAACTGGCCTGTTTACAAAAGGGCAGCAGTGCGGCTGCCCACGAAACTTAATGAAAAAGATGTTGTTCTCACCAGCCAGTCACCCCACCCATTACAATCTGGGTGGCCACTGAGTACTTTTCAACCATAGGTCCGGAACTGTGGCCAAACACTCGATTCCACCAATGGTGTCTTCTTGCATAGTCAGTTAAATCCAACACTTCGTAAGACTCGTCATCGCTTTCATACTCTTCAAAatacaaaatgggaaagaaagaaatttagagGCGACCAAAAGTCAGAAACGTCccgtagcttttttttttttttttttttttagctgttatAACTCACTGCCAGGTTTGGCCGGCAGCTAAAAATGCCCAGATGGAAACATTAGTTTGTTACATCCAATCCCTTTCCAAAGAGCCTGGCATCTCCTTTCCAAAGGCCCAGGGACCGGCCTAGGGGCCCGAACCGGAGCCACGTCGGAGTTACACAGAAGTGAGGGGtcgcccccctcccgcccccaccaaTGGCAGTAAGGTCAGGTCAGAGTTTCACAGCATGAAGGGTCACCCCCAAATCTCAGTAGGGTCAGGACCAGAGCTAGATCCAGTTTCATCAGTGGGAGgaatggtggtgggggtgggggtgggggtggggggcaggggggtccTCCCCTGGCCGAACCGGTTAGGGGCCCAGCAGGATGAAATCACTTCAGTCAAGGCCAAAGCAGCACGTTTGAAGATGGACATGAAGGACCAGAGGTGAAGGTAGGGCAGGAGGCGGGGCTGTGTTAGGGACAGGGGTCGCTCTCCGCTGTGAGGGGAGGGAGTCTAGTTCAACAGGGGTGCCTCCAAAAACCAGAGCCCCAggagccctggggcaggggcaagAAGAGGCGCCCCCGGGAGCAAGGTCGAGAGCTGTGAGCCGCGTCTTAAGCTACTACTCCGGGCCCCGGCCGCTCACCTTGGGGAGGGGGGTTCCGGGTCGCCATGATACCGCCGGCGGCCAGCTCTGAAGGTGGTCCCCACCCGCccgcctgcctctccccactaCTTTAAGAGACGTTCTAGGCCCAGGTGAAAGTCTATGgtcccttttttcctcctccctctccggGCGCGTTGTCCGGTCCCCGCCCCTCCTCTCAGCGCTGGGTCTTCCGCGCAAGCGCAAGGCTCAGCGGTGGGTGGGTTGAGGGAGGGAGGCTAGCCGCCGCGCGAGGGCTTGTGGGAGTTGTAGTGCGTTGCCCGTCGCAACCCTggcttcccaccccacccccacccctcctagAATTTCAGTAACTAAATTCCGGGGTCTTGTTTTAAAGAGCcccagggctggaggagaggcGGCCTCGCCGGACGGCGTAAAGCGCCGTCCAGCTTGGCGTTCTCAACACTGCACGAGAATGCGAGCgcctgagaaaaaaaaaaggcttttaaaaggAGATAAGAGAAACCCTGTTTCAAACCCCACTTTTGTGAGGAGGCAAGGGCACATCAACAGATGGAAAATTTTTCTAACGTGCTGCTGCTGGGAACTGGAACCTGTTTATCCGCTCCCTGTCCACATGTTTCCTGCCAGGAACCCAAGGGAAGTAGAGGAAGGGCCTAGGGATTGACCTGACACGATATTCAAGAGGACATAGTTTTATAGcatcatttttattgcttaaatctgagagaggaaggaggtcAAGCTCttcccccaggagccccaccagATTCAGTAGAATGAAACACCGTGTTGATTACCAAGCAGCTAACTCAGGTTCACATAAACCAGTCCCTAAACTTGTTTTGAATTTGCATTGCACCTgctgtacaattaaaaaaaaaaaaaaaaaaaaaagccctcctcTTATTCACTTTAATGGGAAAGCAAGGAATTCTGGGTATAGGTCGTGTAGGAGCCCGGGGCCGACTGCCCCCAAATATACTGCAATGGCATATCGACTATTTTGAATTGAAGCTCCCCGGATAACAACGGTGAAAGGATGCTCAGACCTTCCACTGTCCCcctgaaaacaggaaacaaatctcccatgtgaaaacTACCTTCCCTGTACTGAGAACTAAAAAGACATActtatcaccagagataggaACTTTAAAACCGAGAAAGCTGTAGAAACAAACCTTATTTTTCCCCCCCTAATCTACTAGCTCAGCCTGAATTCTGCTTAGAATTCGTTACTAACTAAAGCTCCCAAATATCTATTTTCCTTATCCTGTCAATTCCTCATGAAATTATTGTCTTTGTCTAAAATGTATCAAAACTGCCTACCTTGGTCATTTCTTGAGGGTCTCAATTCCGTTATTGGACCTCTGTGCACACGTAATAAAactgtttgtttgggttttttccctccTGTTCACCTGTCTCATAGGAATTTAATTCTTAAACCAGCTGGAAGCAGCctagggggaaagaaggaaatttctCCCTCCCATACGGTTGCATTACTTAAAATATTGACTTGCATAATTGCACTTAGCTTTTCAAACCCtggtgctttattttttctttaaaggaaaatgagccctttttttttttaaagttcatttatttattttgagaaagagagaggagggcaggaagggcagagagagaaggagagagagagagaatcccaagcaggctccgcactgacaggggctcgaactcacaaaccataagatcttAAAATgaagatgcctaaccgactgagccacccaggtgtccccaaatactggtgctttttttttttcaacgttttttatttatttttgggacagagagagacagagcatgaacgggggaggggcagagagagagggagacacagaatcggaaacaggctccaggctccgagccatcagcccagagcctgacgcggggctcgaactcacggaccgcgagatcgcaaATCCTGGTGCTTTAAATGCAAAGGTTGGTTCTCTAAAGTTCCTCAGCCTGTGGCCCCCCAAATTCAATTGTAAGACTGGCTGAAGATGTTAGCCTTCAAAGACAGTTACTTTGTGGAAGATTCcacttttccaaaacaaaacacctttaaggctttctttcttcagaggtcctctctgaaatatttttccaaaagttAACACATCCGAGTTCatacctccttccctcccttgctccctttcTGTAGCCCAATCTCTCCTAATGAGGTGCTAACAAATGGAGACATAGCAAATGAGAGGCCcctgaaagaagagaatggagagaagagaaaggaaaattaaaaattggaagagCAAAATGGAAGGTTGACTGGGCCAGTGATGTCCAAGGGACACTTTCCCATAGTTCTAGCAACATCTGCCAACTACGGAAAGAAGCCATTTTCCTGTTAAGGCATTGTGGTATTTAGAATCAGatgtttatggggcgcctgcgcggctcagtcggtcaagggtctgactttcactcaggtcatgatctcacggtttgtgagttcaagccttgcgtctgattctgcactgacagcttggagcctgcttcagattctgtgtctctgactctcctctgctctctctctgtctctcaaaaataaataaacattaaaaaaaaaatagaatcaaatgGTTATGGAGAAATTAAGGAGAAAACGGAAACAAAACACTGCCCTTAAAATGCCAAAcagtaggggtgcctaggtggttcagtgggttgaacgtctgactcttgacttcggctcaggtcctgatctcacagttagtgggttcaagcctcgcatcaagTTTGGaatttccatctccctctctccctgcccctcccccgcccccaaataaataaataaactttaaaaaaagatgccaaAGAGTCGACCtttgtatccaaaatatctaaaatatatctgCAGGTAAATTAAAAG includes:
- the FUNDC1 gene encoding FUN14 domain-containing protein 1, which gives rise to MATRNPPPQEYESDDESYEVLDLTDYARRHHWWNRVFGHSSGPMVEKYSVATQIVMGGVTGWCAGFLFQKVGKLAATAVGGGFLLLQIASHSGYVQIDWKRVEKDVNKAKRQIKKRANKAAPEINNIIEEATEFIKQNIVISSGFVGGFLLGLAS